The Bacillota bacterium genome contains the following window.
CCCGATGTGAATCTCCTGGAAAGGATCGTGGCGGCCATGACTATCACCATTACTACCATGGCTATTGCCGTGGCGTATCCAAAGTTGAAATTCTGGAATGCCTGGTAGTAGATATAGGTACCGAGAACAACTGTATTAAGATCTATTCCCACTGCGAGTTCCTTGGCCACAAAAAATATGCCGAACGCCTGGAGATAACCGATCACGGAAAGCACGATCAGGATTCGGAGAATCTCCCAGAGAAGCGGCAATGTTATCTTAAGGAAAATCTGCAGGTTTCCTGCGCCATCAATCTTGGCAGCTTCGTATAGTGAAGTAGGAATTCTCTGCAGTCCTGCTTGAAGATACAGTATCAGCCCGCCGAGTCCTCCCCAGATGACTATTCCCATCATAGAAGGAAAGGCTAGCCTTGATTCCCCAAGCCAAGCACGCTGATATGCCCCAAGTCCTACCGCCCTCAAAATCCCGTTCAACAGTCCAAATTGAGGATTATATATAAATACCCAGACGAGGGCTACTGCCACCTCTGATATTATGGCTGGAAAATAGAATATGGAAATGAAGCCGCGCCTTCCCTTTACCCAGGGAAGATTGAGTAGAAACAAGATGAATAGCGCGAGGAAGTACACAATAGGACCTGCAACCAGGAGAAGCGTCAGATTGTGCCTTAGAGCAAGAGGAAAGACTGGATCTGAGAGGAGCTGCAAGAAATTACGCAATCCTATATATGTCATCTCCCATGAGAGCCCGCTCCACTTGTACAAGACAACCCTAAATGCGCTCAAAACAGGGTAAGCGAAAAAAACCGTATGAAGGGTCATTGGTATAAACAGAAAACTTACAATCAACAGGGTGCGCTGCATTCTTGCGGTCAAAATGTTCGCCTCCCAACCTCGCGGCCCTCTGGCCGATTCTATGCCCACAGTCAATTTTATGAAGCCGGCTCACTCAAAAAAGTGAGCCGGCTTCTACCGAGTAAGTCACTTTCCGAATTTTCTGAGCTGATCCCATGCCTTTTTCCGCAGTTTTATTAGTTCATCCAGGTAGGTTTCCGGGCCCATTTCCCCCGCGAAGAACTTGAACCACAAGGTATTACCTTCCTGCATGTACTTGCTCAGGTTGGCGTTTATATCTCTCGCCTCTTCTTGCCAGTAGGCCTCTGCTGATACAACATGTCCTCCCTCAAGCACCTTCCTAACGCTTTTAGCCCAGGCCGGCATAGGCGAATACCTCATTCCATTCAGCATGGTGGTTTGTTCCACAAAGGCTTGGACCATCTTCTTTGAACTAATGAATTTGAGCCACTCAACCGCGAGTTCTGTATTCTGAGCCCCCGCCGGTATGACGATATTCGGACAGTTTCCTATGACCATAAGATTTTGAATACCCTTGCCCCCGGGAATGGACGGAAAACGAAATACATCCATCTCAAAGCCTGGAGGCGTATTCCCCTTGATTTCGCTATTCAGCCAGGTGCCCATATACATCATGGCTACCTTGCCCTGCGCAAAGAGCATTTGTGCTGCAGGGAATTGGCTTCCGGAATATCCAGGCTGGTAATTTGACATGAAGGTTTCCTTGAACATTTTCAAAGCCTTAAGGAAATCGGGATTCTCCTTCAGAAGGTCTGGATCTTTGAGGGCGGCAAGCTGTGCATCAGGACCCACTATGCGCTGTTCCAGCGGGGTAAATTCTGTGGTGGCGTAGGCAATATCCTTGCCCAGAGGAGATATCCCCATGCCCTTTATTTTCTTCAGAATATTTGTGAACTCATCCCAGGTTTCAGGCGGTTTGAGACCACCCTTCTTGAAGATCGCCACATTATAGTGGAAAACATTAGTGTAATACTGGAAAGGCATCGCCCATATTTTATCCTTGACTTTGACCGAATCTATAAGCGAAGGCAGAAAAGTATCCTTCCATTTACTATCTCCCTCGTGGGACTTCCCTTCCATGGCCTTCGTGAGATCAAACAAAGCCTTTGCCTCTACTGCCTCCAGGAGAGCGGTGGTACTGGTCGCGAAACCCCACCCGTCCATGACATCCGGGATGTCCCCTGCAAGGATGCGCTGCTTTACCGTTTGCCCAAAGGTACGATGTTCTGATTGAATTGTAACCTTGACTCCAGGATGGCTCTTTTCAAATTCCTTTGCCGCAAACTCCAGCCATTTGTAGACGGGTTCATTCTCGTTCCAGTCGCAAGATATCCGGAGAGTCTTCGCAGCCTGCGATATATTTGAAACAAGAATCACAAAGGCGACTGCTGCCGCCATTGCAATGGCAATGGCCGAGGATCTTTTCAAATACACGGCTCTTTCCTCCTCATAATGAATTTAAGCATCCTGATCATAAGTGGCAGTGTGCGGAACGCCATTTGTCTCCCAACCGGGCACTCCATGTCCGACACCGTTTCGATATAGGATACTACTTGAAAGTCAAATGTTCTCACTTCTCGATTCTAGACACCACCCCCATGCCGTAACCGTCTTATCGGTTATGGAAGAAATTTGTGTGTTGCTTCATTCCAATCCTTGCTGCATCCCTTGTCCATGATCTGAAATAGGCTTGACTCATCCTTGACTCATCGCGGATTACTGTGAAATTCGGTTAGGACACTCAAAACTTCAACGATAAAAATCAGCTAAATCAGTCACCATAAATCTCGGCTACCTTTTTGGGCGTATCATCGTGCCTCGCATGGCTCAAAGGCGGCAAAGATTCATGCGCACTGACTTAGTACAGTTTTCCATAAACATGGTGACATGTTTTACACTCTCGCGTGGTACAGTGGTCTGGGAAAGGAGAGGATATTGTGCCACGCGATAGCTCTTACGCAATCATTCCTTAATATAAGGAACGTAGTGAACTGGAGTCAAAGACTCGACAGTATTCGCTGCCGTATGGAAATCATCCTTCCGATATGGCAGAGATTTGTATGTATGCTGCTTCATCCAATTCGGTTATATCCGTCTTATCCCCATAATTCATGGTGAACTCCCTCAAATAGGGCTTGGCGTAGTATACCCATTTTTGCAGCTAAAGTAACTTTTTCATTTCATCCCTCCCTAGTAAGGTAGGAATTTGCCCATATAAGGAACACTGGCGCCCTTTGGGGGAATCTTCTCACACTACCAATCTAACCATACCACACCTTGCGGGTTTCTGTCAAGGATAATTTTACTAAGAAAAATTTACATCCAGTTGCGATCATAATTGATATCGACTTAGGATTTCCCGCCCTTATTAGGAGAATTTCGGCGATATATTTCTTTACTGGAACTAAGGTTGTGTCTTCGGCACTGCGGAGGGATCCTGATGTTCATCAAGTCGTGTATTAACAAGCCTAGCCAATAACCCCCGATCGCTTGCGACTGGGATGAATGGCGCGGGGTGGTCTGAGGACGAGATTGCATCCTCTCCTCAGGGTAGCGTCGCCGGGAAGCCTCGCCGCTTGCGGTGGGGATGTTCACTTACCAAAGACCTTTTCATATTCCGGGATCATACGTCGCTGGAGATTCCCCAGTGCTTCCGTGGGTGTTTGCTTAAGCGAGATTATATAACTGCTTTGTAAACCAAGGAGTTCCCCAATGACCTTTGACCACAGAGGCGGACTGGGGTTGGCCTTTGGTATTTGTATCAGGAGCGCTTTGACTAAACTCTTTGGGGGTTCGCGGCGGATGACTTCCTTGATTGCGTCCCCGTTCGTCGAGAACATTGCGGTTCCGGTAGCATCATAGAAAGATAGTTGAGCCTCCGCTAAAGCAAGCCACTTAAGGAACTCCTTGGCTTCCTTAGGATGTTGTGCTCCTTTGGGTATGATGTGGGCGGTTCCGCCCGACCACGTTCCATTGCGTCCCCCCCGGAGCATGCGGAACCTCAACGACCCTCACCTTTAGATCACGACGGTCCGTTTTCAGAAGTCTAAGCATGGGATTAGAGCAGTCCGCGCTCATCGCCAGTCGTCCTGAAAGAAAAGAATCTCCCGATCCAGGGTCAAGGGGATTATATAGCTGGGCATACTTTTGAACCCATTCGAATGCTTTAATGTTTTCCATCTTATCGAGGGTCGGACGTTTTGTGTTGGCGTCATATAATTCACTGCCGAATGCCCAAAACCAGCCTGCAGGATACCAGTTTCCAAGCCATGGGATGAAACCCACACGATTGAATTTACCTGACGCATCTCTCTTGGATATTTTAGCTGCCATTTCGTCTAACTCTGCAATACTTACTGGCGCCCGTGTTGCATCTATCCCACACTCCTCTAGCATGTCAACATTCAAGAACAGACCCCTTGCATCCGTGCGCCAGGGAATAGCCCACACATGTCCGTCGAATATGACTTCTTGGCACTGACCTGGAAAAATATTCTATTGAGTGTTTCGACAGGGAACAGGTCATCTAGTACTACTCTGTTAGATATGGATAGAAGGCCAGCTAAATAGTATATAGGATAGGTGGAGGTGCTTGTGGGGGATGGAGAACATCGAGGCAACGCCCCTATCCTGTATATGAGGTATACAAGGGACTTGAGCGGTATTTTAGGCTGTTTAAGAGAGAGGAAAGCATCTGGTCGCTTTGTCGATACGTCGTCGGATTGCTGGCTGATGTTGCGCGTAAGACATGTCAGGGGATTGCCGATGCGATCCCGGGAACGTCGTCATAGAGGCTCCAGGAGTTTCTCACCAACACGGACTGGAGGCATGATAGCTTCAACCGCGAGAGAGTCGAGTACATGCCGAAGAAGGCAACTCACAGAGATGGGAGCATGATAATAGACGATACCGGGCTTCCGAAGCAGGGCAAGAGTTCGTGTGGTGTAGCCCGTCAGTATTCCGGTACTCTGGGCAAGGTCGGGAACTGCCAGGTGATAGTCAGCACGCAGTATGCTGATGACATGTATAAACGGCGGTAATCAGAACTTTCTCGATGGACTGGAGGAAAGGGGAAAGAAGCTCGTGGGCGGTATCCCTTGTGACTTTCAGGTGAGGATACCGGAGGAGATGGAGACAGCGGCGAAAAATCCACCGCCGTATGAGCAGAAGACGGGCCGTCCCAGGAAGAATCCGTATCCCAACCAACTTGCGCCGCGCCGCAGGGTGGACGATATGGCGAAGAGTCTACCGGAGGGTGCGTGGGAGACAATAACCTGGCGAGAAGGGAGCAAGGGTCTCTTAACGAAGCAGTTCGCTTTCATGAGGGTGCATAGGACCACCAATCGCAGGGGCACGGGGCCCATCGGATGGCTTATATGCGAGCGTCCCTTGCCCGGTCATGAAGGTGACCGGAAGTGGTACCTTAGCAACCTCCCGGATGATACGCCCCATGAGCGACTGGTTCAGCTTGCGCACAGGCACCATGAAATCGAACGTTATTACGAGGATGCGAAGAAGGAACTGGGCCTTGACCACTATGAGGGCAGGCTCTGGCACGGGCTGCACCGACATTTGGTGCTTGTGATGTGGGCGTACTCATGGCTTGCGCTAAAGCGTAGGCCGAGGCTAGAACACGGAGTAGACACTGAGGTGGATAGCAAGATGGCATCAAGTGAGCAACCCGCAGAGATGGTGCCAAACGGACAACCTGTAGAGAAGGACTTTTCCCCCCTACAGGCTTGTTAGGCTAAGTATTGCTGCCGTCAAGAGAAAATTCCTTGCAAAGCTAGCCCTGGCTGCAGCAGCCTGGATGGTCTACAACCACGAACTGGCTCTCTACCAGGCATTCCGCATCTAACAAAGTAGTACTAGGAATATGCTCGAGAACCCCTGTTACAACTCGTGCTTTCCTCGGTGAAAGGATCATGTTTACAATAATACCCTGGCTGGATGTTACAGTTTCTTACCCTGGCCCGATCAGAGGCCCTCTTTCGTCATGAAAAATACGTGTTCCCCCCGTCTCTTTTTGCTGTTTTCCATCATTTTCCTTAAGAAGGGCATACTGCTCCCTGAACTGCCACTGCCCTCATTATCGCCTTGATGTTGTTCAAAATCCCGCACAAGAGAAACTGAAACTTTACCTTCTTTTTCCCTATATACCTCGCCTCCCTTGCCCCATGCCGGGTAAGATGGCTATTCAACCTCTCTACATGGACCCGCTTCACATATATATCCTTAAATTCTTCCGTCTTCTGGTATTCCCTCGCCTGCTGAATCTCCGGCTCGTATGGATTTATCCTGATACATCTGCCGCTTTTGCCTGTTGTACACTTATCCTTCTCAGGACAGCTATTGCATACTCCGGCGCCAAAGGAGACTGTCGCCCCTTTGCGCTCTTCGATGCACTTTACATCAAACCCTGCCTCCTGACCCGCAGGGCATGTCACTGTCCCCGCTTCGGTATCTATCTCAAACTCGTCCTTTGTGTATAGACCATCTCTTTCGGGAATAGGCGGGGCCTTCGCTACTATTGTCGTCCCTTTCTCCCTCTCCTCTTCCGCCATTTTGGATCAAAGTAGGCCGAGTCCCCCAAGAGCTCCTCAGGCCTGCGCCCCTCTTTCTCCTGCTCTTCAAGCATTTCTGGAACAGGTTCCTTGTCCGCAGCATTGGCCGCAGTTACCTCTACTCCAGCTACAAGCTGGCCATTCTCACCACAGGTAATTGTGTGCTCTTTGAACCCATCTACCTTCCTGGAACTCGTCTTATGACCATGCCGCATCTTCGGATCTGTTATGGATATCACCCTGTCCTTGCAAGTCCCCTTTATCATCTCAACTCGACCGTCTTCAGCAATCCTAACGTCCTACTTCGCTACCCTCTCGAGAAAATCCACCGCATCCGCGAGATCCCCAGGCATGGGCTCCTTCTCCCTTGCCTTCTTCACAAGATTAAGCGCATCCCAAACCAGACTCTCCAAAAGCCTTCTCTTTTCTTCCCCATCGCTCCAGTCTATCTTGGGCTTACCAGATTTCTCATAATCATCCCGCTTCAAAACACTCTTTAGCTCTTCCTCCATCCCGTGACACCGCGCTATCCGCAGCACGCCCTTGCGAATCAGGGTATACGTATCCTGAACAGCACCTTTACCCCATATCATGAAGGAGTCTACAACCTGGAGGTTCTCCTTGGAAAAAAGCCCTGCCGCCTTTGCTGATTAAAGGGTCTTATTGAGAATCTCCTGGCCAATTTCGCTATTGAGAAAGAGTCTTCTGTGATCGCACAGGGTTACGGCATCGATGCCCCCGAAATTGCGGTTGGCCATTATGGCAAACTTGACTCTGTCGTCATAGCGGGATTCTTCCTCCATCTCCCGGTCTGAATATCCTTTCTCAAGCTGGATGAGGAGCGCGGCCAGGGTATGGACAGGGCTTATGGATGGACGCCCCGTATTGCTGAATAGCGGCTCGAAGTCCTTTTCGCTTAAGTTCTTCTCAATCCACTCATGTAGTTTCATCCAGACAGAATCCTTGGGAATGCGCTCTCGCCAGAGGACATCATCGAAGGTTACCTGAGTATCCCGCTTGCCCAACATGTAGCCATACCCCCGGTTGCATGACTATTTACTAAAGAGATTATACCCGATACCAAGCGTTATTGCAAGCATTTGCGAGAAATGTGCATAAAATTGAGGATTAGATACCCGTGATCGTCACACATGTTTCAATCCTACCGAATCCGAAATTTAGGTAATCTGCCGACTGCCAATTATTCCATGGACTGCCTCCAGAGGATGACTTTCCGAGCATATTCCTAGGTTTGCCTTCAGTTTAATCTATGAAGGCATTTTCTTCCCTTAGTTTTTCCTGCAACCTTGAGCTCGGTACCTCCCGGACCGGGATACCCCCCTTTACCGCCAGGGCTGCAGCTGTACCTCCAGCATGTCCGGTGGCCATGCAACATGGCATGATACGGATTGACGCCAGGGCCTCGCTTGTGCAGGATATACACCGTCCAACCACCAGCATGTTGGAGAGGCCCTTAGGGATCAGCGCTCTGAATGGTATCTGGTAATATTCCCTTGGCCGCTGGGAATTTACACTGGCCAGGCGCCCTGCTTCCTTGCTCTTCGTGTGTATGTCAATGTGGTAGGCGTTCGCTGCAATCGCGTCATCAAATCGGCGTCCGGAGATAACATCCTCTAAAGTGATCGTATACTCCCCAAGGATCCTTCTACTTTCCCGGACGCCTACCTGCATGGCTGTATCGATGAGAAAGGCATTTTCACATCCGGGAATGTTCTTGCGGAAGAAGTTTACGATTTCCTGGGCATACTTTCTGCCGAGCATCTCCGCTTTTGAAACGTCAGAGGGAGACAAAGGGTCGAGGTCGAAGATGTGAGACATATTCACTGCGATTACCCCCCTCTGCCCGGGAATGTACTCTGCGGCTCCAATACCCGTGGCGTCAAAGCTAATCTCCCCTGCTTGCCTAGACTCGAGGATCTTCTCTCTGTACTTGAAGTTCCCTTCCCAACAGTAGACGCTCTCATTGATCCCTCCAAGTCGGCAAAGCATGGTCATCGGTTGAACGAAACCCTCCGGGTCTGTCCCCATCTCCCATAGAGCGCCGGCTTTCACAGCCAGGTCCCCGTCTCCCGTAGCGTCTATATAGACTGCTGCGGATAGGCTTTGAAGCCCGGCCTTGTTGGCTACAGTTATGTCCCGGATTAACCCTTCCTGAGCTCTGGCCTCTACACAGATGCTGTGATATAGAACCTCTGCGCCAGCTTCCTCTAACATGCAGTCCAGTATGATTTTGAGGGTCTCCGGGTTAACGGGGATAAAACCATGTTTGCGTGGAAGCGCTCCTCCGGCTGCTATTGTGTTCTCCAATATCTCTTCGGGTATACCCCGGATTATCCTTTGCTTACCATCATCGAAGGGCCCCCAAAGGCAGAGTAATCCCGCGGTAGCCTGGCCCCCGGAGCAATTTTCCTTTTCCACGAGAAGGGTTCTACATCCATTTCGTGCAGCGGCGATTGAGGCAACTGCTCCTGATGCTCCGGCACCAACAACTATGACGTCGTAGTTGCTAGTCATGTTCTCAGATCCCCTCTTTCCTCTGGCGCTGGCCCCCTACCTCTTTCATGGGAGGGCGTCAGCGCCTTCTAGCCTTACGCTTATGATTGGATTCCCCGGACCTTTGATGGTCTAAACTAAGCTATTGTTTATCTAACAACGCCTGGACTATTTGGTGATATTGCTGAAGCAGGTTCGCGGGACTCTTTGCTCCAGCGATCGCCTCCCCATACAGCTTTGCCAGATACACATCCGTGATTTCGGTCCACTGCGGAATCTTGG
Protein-coding sequences here:
- a CDS encoding extracellular solute-binding protein, which translates into the protein MRFRMLRGGRNGTWSGGTAHIIPKGAQHPKEAKEFLKWLALAEAQLSFYDATGTAMFSTNGDAIKEVIRREPPKSLVKALLIQIPKANPSPPLWSKVIGELLGLQSSYIISLKQTPTEALGNLQRRMIPEYEKVFGK
- a CDS encoding FAD-dependent oxidoreductase, which gives rise to MTSNYDVIVVGAGASGAVASIAAARNGCRTLLVEKENCSGGQATAGLLCLWGPFDDGKQRIIRGIPEEILENTIAAGGALPRKHGFIPVNPETLKIILDCMLEEAGAEVLYHSICVEARAQEGLIRDITVANKAGLQSLSAAVYIDATGDGDLAVKAGALWEMGTDPEGFVQPMTMLCRLGGINESVYCWEGNFKYREKILESRQAGEISFDATGIGAAEYIPGQRGVIAVNMSHIFDLDPLSPSDVSKAEMLGRKYAQEIVNFFRKNIPGCENAFLIDTAMQVGVRESRRILGEYTITLEDVISGRRFDDAIAANAYHIDIHTKSKEAGRLASVNSQRPREYYQIPFRALIPKGLSNMLVVGRCISCTSEALASIRIMPCCMATGHAGGTAAALAVKGGIPVREVPSSRLQEKLREENAFID
- a CDS encoding transposase, translated to MLGKRDTQVTFDDVLWRERIPKDSVWMKLHEWIEKNLSEKDFEPLFSNTGRPSISPVHTLAALLIQLEKGYSDREMEEESRYDDRVKFAIMANRNFGGIDAVTLCDHRRLFLNSEIGQEILNKTL
- a CDS encoding extracellular solute-binding protein, with the protein product MYLKRSSAIAIAMAAAVAFVILVSNISQAAKTLRISCDWNENEPVYKWLEFAAKEFEKSHPGVKVTIQSEHRTFGQTVKQRILAGDIPDVMDGWGFATSTTALLEAVEAKALFDLTKAMEGKSHEGDSKWKDTFLPSLIDSVKVKDKIWAMPFQYYTNVFHYNVAIFKKGGLKPPETWDEFTNILKKIKGMGISPLGKDIAYATTEFTPLEQRIVGPDAQLAALKDPDLLKENPDFLKALKMFKETFMSNYQPGYSGSQFPAAQMLFAQGKVAMMYMGTWLNSEIKGNTPPGFEMDVFRFPSIPGGKGIQNLMVIGNCPNIVIPAGAQNTELAVEWLKFISSKKMVQAFVEQTTMLNGMRYSPMPAWAKSVRKVLEGGHVVSAEAYWQEEARDINANLSKYMQEGNTLWFKFFAGEMGPETYLDELIKLRKKAWDQLRKFGK
- a CDS encoding transposase → MIKGTCKDRVISITDPKMRHGHKTSSRKVDGFKEHTITCGENGQLVAGVEVTAANAADKEPVPEMLEEQEKEGRRPEELLGDSAYFDPKWRKRRGRKGRQ
- a CDS encoding sugar ABC transporter permease, coding for MTARMQRTLLIVSFLFIPMTLHTVFFAYPVLSAFRVVLYKWSGLSWEMTYIGLRNFLQLLSDPVFPLALRHNLTLLLVAGPIVYFLALFILFLLNLPWVKGRRGFISIFYFPAIISEVAVALVWVFIYNPQFGLLNGILRAVGLGAYQRAWLGESRLAFPSMMGIVIWGGLGGLILYLQAGLQRIPTSLYEAAKIDGAGNLQIFLKITLPLLWEILRILIVLSVIGYLQAFGIFFVAKELAVGIDLNTVVLGTYIYYQAFQNFNFGYATAIAMVVMVIVMAATILSRRFTSGESVEI